From a single Deltaproteobacteria bacterium IMCC39524 genomic region:
- a CDS encoding DUF4139 domain-containing protein, translating into MTCLSIFLTGAVVFADEIVSAMVDQKEVAVTIYNEDLALVRDQRQVDIPEGTIDLALREVSARIRPETALLSSLTRPGGLTILEQNFDFDLLTPGKLLEKYVGKDVQLVRTHPETGKDIFETARVLSANSGVVLQVGDRIETGAPGRLVFPDVPKNLRDRPTLVVSLDNEQAGQQTLELSYLTSGLGWRADYVAELNAEDTALDLSGWVTLTNQSGTTYGNALLQLVAGDVNRVQEQMRVRKAVMMEDAVSMAALAPMREESLFEYHLYSLQRPTTIRNNQTKQVSLLNASSVPVHKEFRLQGSPYYYRGKQGDLGQKLKVGVFVEVDNRKEDNLGMPLPKGIVRVYKQDKSGSPQFVGEDHIDHTPENETVRLKLGDAFDVTADRKQTDFRKLGGDSRYNYQFESAYEITLKNAKDEEVTVTVAEPVPGDWRMLSESHKHSKPSAGTALWKIKVPAKGDSVLSYRVEVKY; encoded by the coding sequence ATGACTTGTCTATCAATTTTTCTGACAGGCGCAGTCGTTTTTGCCGATGAAATTGTCAGCGCCATGGTTGACCAGAAGGAAGTGGCGGTCACCATTTACAACGAGGACCTGGCATTGGTTCGTGATCAACGTCAAGTTGATATACCGGAAGGAACTATTGACCTGGCGCTGCGTGAAGTCAGTGCCCGTATTCGTCCGGAGACGGCTCTTTTGAGTAGTCTGACGCGCCCCGGTGGCTTGACGATTCTGGAGCAGAACTTTGATTTTGACTTGTTGACACCAGGAAAACTACTGGAAAAATATGTCGGTAAAGACGTGCAACTGGTCCGTACGCACCCCGAGACGGGCAAGGATATTTTTGAAACGGCCCGTGTTCTCTCAGCAAATAGTGGTGTCGTTCTGCAGGTTGGCGATCGTATCGAGACGGGAGCCCCTGGTCGACTGGTTTTTCCTGATGTGCCGAAAAATCTGCGTGATCGTCCGACCCTGGTCGTTTCGCTCGATAATGAACAGGCCGGTCAGCAGACACTGGAGCTCAGCTACCTGACCAGCGGTCTGGGTTGGCGGGCGGACTATGTTGCCGAACTGAATGCTGAAGATACCGCACTGGATCTGTCCGGTTGGGTTACCTTGACGAATCAGAGCGGCACAACTTATGGCAACGCCTTACTGCAACTGGTTGCCGGTGATGTCAATCGCGTGCAGGAGCAAATGCGGGTTCGCAAGGCGGTGATGATGGAGGATGCTGTCTCCATGGCGGCGTTAGCGCCGATGCGGGAAGAAAGTCTCTTCGAATATCATCTTTACTCACTGCAGCGACCGACCACAATTCGTAATAACCAAACCAAGCAGGTCTCCCTCCTAAATGCTTCCAGCGTTCCTGTGCACAAAGAATTCCGTCTCCAGGGCAGCCCTTATTACTATCGTGGCAAGCAAGGTGATTTGGGGCAGAAACTCAAAGTCGGGGTTTTTGTCGAAGTTGACAATCGTAAAGAGGATAACCTCGGCATGCCGCTACCAAAGGGCATCGTGCGGGTCTACAAGCAGGATAAGTCAGGCAGTCCTCAGTTTGTTGGCGAAGACCATATCGACCACACCCCGGAAAACGAAACGGTGCGCCTCAAACTTGGTGATGCTTTTGATGTGACTGCAGATCGCAAGCAGACGGACTTTCGTAAGTTGGGTGGTGATAGTCGTTACAATTATCAATTTGAGAGTGCCTATGAGATTACGCTCAAAAATGCCAAGGATGAAGAGGTGACGGTGACTGTTGCTGAACCGGTGCCTGGTGATTGGCGTATGCTCAGTGAGAGCCATAAGCACAGCAAGCCTTCGGCAGGTACGGCGCTTTGGAAGATTAAGGTTCCTGCTAAAGGCGATTCAGTGCTGAGTTATCGGGTTGAGGTGAAATACTAA
- a CDS encoding patatin-like phospholipase family protein, giving the protein MNEQRSKTAMVLAGGGIMGAAYEIGCLSALDRLFNPGFSTRRFDTYIGISAGSVIAALVANRIDPGGLFRTIARNESTVFNWRRRDVYRVDWWATIHSLAGLPFNILRVLKHYRKNNWQVSLSDLPHLIHEQFPAGLFSLEPLQSYLCKAFHDEGLCDDFKELSCELFIPAYDLDSGERIIFGKPGHQEMHICQAITASSAIPFFFQPHRINQRAYLDGSTGKMTHIDIAIENGAKLIVLINPRVPFCNDQITTCLPSLSYGKCSQIDELGVLFTWEQAKRIESREKMIMALEHYRHKHPDVDILLFEPAADEALLFFQGPMSITARNQVMQRGYQLTLEGLKNNYDELSGIFSRHGIQTTSKNLGQASPS; this is encoded by the coding sequence ATGAACGAGCAACGCAGCAAAACAGCTATGGTTCTGGCCGGCGGCGGCATCATGGGCGCTGCGTACGAGATCGGTTGCCTGTCCGCCCTCGACCGTCTTTTCAACCCGGGCTTTTCCACCCGCCGCTTCGACACCTACATCGGCATCAGCGCCGGTTCTGTGATCGCCGCCCTGGTCGCCAATCGCATTGATCCCGGCGGACTTTTCAGAACAATCGCCCGCAATGAAAGCACGGTTTTCAACTGGCGGCGACGTGATGTTTATCGCGTTGACTGGTGGGCAACGATTCATTCTCTCGCAGGCTTGCCATTCAATATTCTGCGGGTCCTCAAGCACTATCGAAAAAATAACTGGCAAGTTAGTCTGAGTGATTTGCCACATCTCATCCATGAACAGTTTCCAGCGGGGCTCTTTTCTCTGGAGCCTCTACAATCCTACCTTTGTAAAGCCTTTCACGATGAAGGCCTCTGCGACGACTTCAAAGAACTCTCCTGTGAGCTCTTTATCCCGGCTTACGATCTTGATTCCGGAGAGCGCATCATCTTCGGCAAGCCCGGGCACCAGGAGATGCACATCTGTCAGGCCATCACAGCATCCAGCGCTATTCCTTTCTTCTTTCAGCCACACCGGATTAACCAGCGCGCTTACCTTGATGGCTCGACAGGCAAAATGACCCATATTGACATCGCCATCGAGAATGGCGCTAAACTGATTGTTCTGATCAATCCCCGGGTCCCTTTCTGCAACGATCAGATCACGACCTGCCTACCATCTCTATCCTACGGCAAATGCTCACAGATTGATGAGCTTGGCGTGCTCTTTACATGGGAACAGGCAAAACGGATCGAGAGCCGCGAGAAAATGATTATGGCTCTCGAGCACTATCGCCATAAACATCCCGATGTCGATATTCTGCTCTTCGAACCTGCGGCTGACGAAGCACTCCTTTTCTTCCAGGGACCCATGTCGATTACGGCGCGCAACCAGGTGATGCAACGCGGTTACCAGTTGACCCTCGAAGGCCTGAAGAACAACTACGACGAGCTTTCCGGAATCTTCTCCAGGCATGGTATTCAGACAACAAGCAAGAATCTTGGACAGGCGTCCCCCTCTTGA
- a CDS encoding chloride channel protein — MTYKKKLFERLRLRLIALQRSFRISENTFLIILAVMIGLLGGLGNYAFRKTIELIHWGVFEQSEHFFGYSLEEWSWSRLAVIFCPLIGGLLVIPIWYWFGEDLKGGFSAFLERVNLRGAKLRLRPIFTRGLGAAVTIGSGGSAGQEGPIAMIGGAIGSQFGQLFKMSGDRLKVLVACGAAAGVAATFNAPIAGVFFAQEIVLLSSFELSSFTSIVIASGMATVVSRALLGNVPELLAPAYMVRNYWELVLYVLLGLLIGALAALFIDTHFKIKDRFAALKIHRLAKPAIGGLLVGIIGLGFPQVFGNGYEFMGDVLFGKETWYLLAGLVVAKAIATSITLGSGLPGGLFAPCLYLGAVTGGAFGHIAAKLFPAASITPGAYALVGMGAFLAAATHAPMTAIFLLFEITDSYEVIVPIMLTCVIGTAVARHFIKDSLETVELSRLGIDLEAGKERNIMKSLQVGDVMVREVETIPEHMTLGQFASFIEQTKHTNFPLVNTQGELTGIISVQDFMGVVFEHDLMDLVVVKELATTKVITAHADEDLDQTMRKIGYRNIEQVPVVDRETHRKLVGIISRRDIVAAYNRALMSRTFEEK, encoded by the coding sequence TTGACTTACAAGAAAAAACTTTTTGAACGTTTGCGCCTTCGCCTGATCGCGTTGCAACGTTCTTTTCGCATCAGCGAAAATACTTTCCTGATCATTCTGGCCGTTATGATCGGCCTTCTGGGTGGTCTGGGAAACTATGCTTTCCGTAAAACCATTGAACTGATTCACTGGGGGGTTTTCGAACAGAGTGAGCACTTTTTCGGCTATTCCCTCGAGGAATGGAGCTGGTCACGCCTGGCTGTGATCTTTTGCCCATTGATCGGTGGTTTGCTGGTTATCCCGATCTGGTACTGGTTTGGTGAAGATCTTAAAGGGGGCTTCTCGGCTTTTCTCGAGCGTGTCAACCTGCGTGGTGCCAAATTGCGTCTGCGGCCTATCTTTACCCGTGGCCTCGGCGCTGCTGTGACCATCGGCAGCGGTGGTTCGGCTGGACAGGAGGGCCCGATAGCCATGATCGGTGGTGCGATCGGTTCTCAGTTCGGACAGCTCTTCAAGATGAGCGGTGACCGTCTCAAGGTGTTGGTCGCTTGCGGTGCCGCGGCCGGTGTTGCGGCCACCTTTAACGCGCCGATCGCCGGGGTCTTCTTTGCCCAGGAAATCGTCCTGCTCTCTTCTTTTGAACTCTCCAGTTTTACCTCGATTGTTATCGCCAGCGGTATGGCGACGGTTGTTTCCCGGGCGTTGCTGGGGAACGTGCCGGAACTCCTCGCCCCGGCTTACATGGTGCGAAACTATTGGGAGCTGGTTCTCTATGTTCTGCTTGGGCTTTTGATCGGCGCCCTGGCGGCGCTGTTCATTGATACCCATTTCAAGATCAAGGACCGCTTCGCAGCACTGAAAATCCACCGATTGGCCAAGCCGGCCATCGGCGGCCTGCTGGTCGGTATTATCGGTCTTGGTTTCCCCCAGGTCTTCGGCAACGGCTACGAATTTATGGGGGATGTCCTCTTTGGCAAGGAGACCTGGTACCTGCTGGCAGGATTGGTTGTCGCCAAAGCAATTGCAACCTCGATTACCCTCGGCTCAGGGCTGCCGGGCGGACTCTTCGCGCCCTGCCTTTATCTGGGTGCGGTCACCGGTGGCGCCTTCGGACATATCGCTGCCAAATTGTTTCCGGCCGCTAGTATTACCCCGGGGGCCTACGCCCTGGTCGGCATGGGGGCGTTCCTTGCGGCAGCGACCCACGCACCGATGACGGCGATCTTCCTCCTCTTTGAGATTACCGACTCCTACGAAGTTATCGTGCCGATCATGCTGACCTGTGTGATTGGCACAGCTGTTGCGCGGCATTTCATAAAGGACAGCCTGGAAACCGTTGAGCTCTCCAGGCTTGGAATTGATCTTGAGGCAGGTAAAGAACGAAATATTATGAAATCGCTGCAGGTTGGCGACGTCATGGTTCGTGAAGTAGAGACCATCCCTGAGCATATGACGCTGGGCCAGTTTGCCAGCTTTATAGAGCAGACCAAGCACACCAATTTCCCCCTGGTGAATACCCAGGGTGAACTGACCGGCATCATTTCGGTGCAGGATTTTATGGGTGTGGTTTTTGAGCACGACCTGATGGATCTGGTCGTGGTCAAGGAGTTGGCCACGACCAAGGTGATCACGGCCCATGCCGATGAGGATCTTGATCAGACCATGCGCAAGATCGGTTACCGCAATATTGAACAGGTGCCGGTGGTCGACCGCGAAACTCACCGCAAGCTGGTGGGGATTATCTCACGGCGCGACATTGTCGCCGCGTATAACCGGGCTCTGATGTCCCGTACCTTTGAGGAAAAATAG
- a CDS encoding UvrD-helicase domain-containing protein, producing the protein MQQLAVKHDTGPLLLLAGAGSGKTRALTHRIAWLITQYKVDPWQILAVTFTNKAAGEMRERLEELLGDPKGLWVSTFHATCVRILRQEIEVLGFKRNFTIYDDQDQERLLKTLLQELGIDDKALKPRAVAAAIDRAKNRGVWPDQLDDGDYQAEQITRIYALYQERLKQANALDFGDLLMQVVRLFEDHPEVLEKYRQRFHYILVDEFQDTNQVQYRLVHLLASGHGNLCVVGDDDQSIYRWRGAEVGNILGFERDYPGCETIRLEQNYRSTKTILDAADAVVANNTGRKIKKLWTENDVGEGVTLETLPDDLEEGRYLAGEINRLKLNGRHLRDIAVFYRTNAQSRVIEESLRNERIPYVMFGGVKFYSRMEIKDILAFLRIISNPADSVSARRIINVPARGIGGVTVNKIAPFETEAGGFLPACKKALERSALKGAAATKVKAFVDLIDDFQQRAIETPYPQLTAELIEETGYGPQLRTEKTEESRNRMDNLQQLLAGMEEHFAKEGTLQDYLEQVALITDLDAYDQSLDRVTLMTLHAAKGLEFPLVFMVGMEEDLFPHSRSANGPEELEEERRLCYVGMTRAMEKLYLTHARRRRIFGDYQFNPPSRFLAEIPDQLLAQPALSGLQKPASHNLASLFDQSEPDFSEEDPFIDDDDVRIVPDAEEGLRIGLQVRHIKFGVGAVRRIEGEGDNQKVTIYFHRFGPKKLLVKFAGLEPA; encoded by the coding sequence ATGCAGCAGCTGGCGGTCAAACACGATACCGGCCCGCTGCTGTTGCTGGCCGGGGCCGGTTCCGGTAAAACCCGTGCCCTCACGCACCGGATCGCCTGGTTGATTACCCAATACAAGGTTGACCCCTGGCAGATCCTCGCCGTGACCTTTACCAACAAGGCCGCGGGTGAGATGAGGGAGCGTCTCGAAGAACTGCTCGGTGATCCCAAGGGACTCTGGGTCAGCACCTTTCATGCGACCTGTGTGCGGATTTTGCGCCAGGAGATCGAGGTTCTCGGTTTCAAGCGTAATTTCACGATCTACGATGATCAGGATCAGGAACGTCTGCTGAAAACCCTGCTGCAGGAACTCGGCATCGACGATAAGGCCCTCAAGCCGCGGGCGGTCGCTGCCGCCATCGACCGGGCCAAAAACCGTGGCGTCTGGCCGGATCAGTTGGATGACGGTGATTACCAGGCGGAGCAGATCACTCGCATCTACGCTCTTTACCAGGAGCGCCTGAAGCAGGCCAATGCGCTCGACTTTGGTGATCTGTTGATGCAGGTGGTCCGGCTCTTCGAAGATCATCCCGAGGTGTTGGAAAAATATCGCCAGCGTTTCCACTATATCCTCGTTGACGAATTCCAGGACACCAACCAGGTGCAGTACCGGTTGGTGCATCTGCTCGCCTCAGGACACGGCAATCTCTGCGTGGTCGGTGATGATGATCAGTCGATCTATCGCTGGCGTGGCGCCGAAGTCGGCAACATCCTCGGTTTTGAACGCGATTATCCAGGTTGTGAAACGATCCGCCTCGAACAGAATTACCGCTCAACCAAGACGATTCTTGATGCTGCTGATGCCGTGGTTGCCAATAACACCGGCCGCAAGATAAAGAAGCTCTGGACCGAGAATGATGTCGGAGAAGGTGTGACCCTCGAAACCCTGCCTGACGACCTCGAAGAAGGGCGTTACCTGGCCGGTGAAATCAATCGCCTTAAGCTCAACGGCAGGCACTTGCGCGACATCGCTGTCTTCTATCGCACCAATGCCCAGTCGCGGGTGATCGAGGAGTCGTTGCGCAACGAGCGGATTCCTTACGTGATGTTTGGCGGGGTGAAGTTCTACTCGCGCATGGAGATCAAGGATATCCTCGCTTTCCTGAGGATTATCAGTAACCCGGCGGATTCGGTCTCGGCCCGGCGCATCATCAATGTTCCCGCGCGTGGCATCGGTGGTGTTACCGTCAATAAGATCGCTCCCTTTGAAACAGAAGCCGGAGGCTTTTTGCCTGCCTGCAAAAAGGCTTTGGAGCGCAGTGCTTTAAAAGGCGCTGCCGCAACCAAGGTCAAAGCTTTTGTTGACCTGATCGACGACTTTCAACAACGCGCCATCGAAACCCCCTATCCGCAGCTCACCGCTGAATTGATCGAAGAGACGGGTTACGGTCCGCAGTTGCGCACGGAGAAAACCGAAGAATCGCGCAACCGCATGGACAACCTGCAGCAACTTCTGGCGGGCATGGAAGAACACTTTGCCAAAGAAGGCACCTTGCAGGATTACCTCGAGCAGGTCGCGTTGATTACCGATCTCGATGCTTATGATCAGAGTCTCGACCGGGTGACCTTGATGACCTTGCATGCGGCTAAAGGCCTTGAGTTTCCCCTGGTCTTCATGGTTGGCATGGAAGAGGACCTCTTCCCCCATAGCCGTTCCGCCAATGGCCCGGAAGAGCTCGAAGAAGAGCGCCGCCTCTGCTACGTCGGCATGACCCGTGCCATGGAGAAGCTCTACCTGACCCACGCCCGTCGCCGACGGATCTTTGGTGATTACCAGTTCAACCCACCCAGTCGTTTTCTGGCTGAAATCCCTGATCAATTGCTTGCTCAGCCTGCCTTAAGCGGCTTGCAGAAGCCGGCCAGCCACAACCTTGCCTCCCTTTTCGACCAGTCTGAACCTGATTTTTCAGAAGAAGACCCCTTTATCGATGACGATGACGTTCGTATCGTGCCTGATGCCGAAGAGGGACTGCGTATCGGCTTGCAGGTTCGACACATCAAGTTTGGTGTCGGTGCCGTTCGTCGCATCGAGGGAGAGGGCGACAACCAGAAGGTCACGATTTATTTCCACCGTTTTGGTCCGAAGAAACTCCTTGTCAAGTTTGCCGGACTTGAGCCTGCCTGA
- the glmU gene encoding bifunctional UDP-N-acetylglucosamine diphosphorylase/glucosamine-1-phosphate N-acetyltransferase GlmU → MSKKLAAVILAAGQGTRMKSQLPKVLHPVAGRPMLSHVVKTAGSLGATPIVPVIGHGAEQVRQVLAEEPLTFALQEEQLGTGHALLCAEDSLQGFTGDLLLLCGDVPLLRETTLRELLQHHQKTAASVTILTAQMQDPTGYGRIIRGENGVERIVEEKDASRSERQVDEINTGIYVFRAPEAFEFLRGLDNSNAQGEYYLTDIVAAARKAGERIEALLIEYAAEAMGINDRVQLAEAGAIMRQRINEGHQRAGVTLVDPATTYIEPDVVIGPDTLLHPNVHLRGKTTIGSGCEIEPGVVVTDCSIADQVHLKPGSVLSESSLGDSCAVGPMAHLRPGTVLNGNNKIGNFVETKKAVFGEKSQASHLTYIGDASLGKNVNIGCGTITCNYDGVNKHQTIIGDDVFVGSDTQFVAPVTIGRGSLIGAGSTITKDVPEDALAITRAEQKNVAGWAIRNRQKLQKQKK, encoded by the coding sequence ATGTCAAAAAAACTCGCTGCTGTAATCCTGGCTGCAGGCCAGGGAACTCGTATGAAATCGCAACTTCCAAAGGTTCTTCATCCTGTTGCCGGCAGGCCGATGCTGAGCCACGTGGTCAAAACGGCCGGCTCCCTTGGTGCTACGCCGATTGTCCCGGTGATTGGTCATGGCGCTGAGCAGGTGAGACAGGTTCTTGCCGAAGAGCCACTGACCTTTGCCTTGCAGGAAGAACAGTTGGGAACGGGGCACGCCTTACTCTGCGCGGAAGACTCTCTGCAAGGCTTTACAGGAGACCTGCTCCTGCTCTGTGGTGATGTCCCATTGTTGCGCGAAACCACCTTGCGGGAGCTTCTGCAGCATCATCAAAAAACGGCTGCCAGTGTCACCATCTTGACGGCTCAAATGCAAGACCCCACCGGTTACGGACGCATTATCCGCGGCGAGAACGGGGTTGAGCGGATCGTTGAGGAGAAGGATGCATCGAGAAGCGAGCGCCAGGTTGATGAGATCAACACCGGCATCTACGTCTTTCGTGCACCGGAAGCGTTTGAATTCTTGCGGGGTCTGGATAACAGCAATGCCCAGGGGGAATATTATCTAACCGATATCGTCGCTGCGGCCCGCAAAGCCGGCGAGCGGATTGAAGCTCTGCTGATTGAATATGCCGCGGAAGCCATGGGTATCAATGATCGTGTGCAGTTGGCCGAAGCCGGAGCCATCATGCGGCAGAGGATCAACGAGGGGCATCAACGGGCTGGTGTGACGCTGGTTGATCCGGCGACGACCTACATCGAGCCGGATGTGGTGATCGGCCCTGACACCCTGCTGCACCCCAATGTTCATCTCCGTGGCAAGACGACCATCGGCAGCGGTTGTGAAATCGAGCCTGGCGTTGTGGTGACCGATTGCAGCATTGCAGATCAGGTCCACTTAAAGCCGGGTTCCGTACTCAGTGAATCTTCCCTGGGTGACTCCTGTGCCGTGGGGCCGATGGCGCACCTGCGTCCGGGAACGGTTCTGAACGGCAATAACAAGATCGGCAACTTTGTCGAAACCAAGAAGGCCGTGTTTGGCGAGAAGTCGCAGGCCAGTCACTTAACCTACATCGGCGATGCCAGCCTTGGTAAAAATGTCAATATCGGCTGTGGCACAATTACCTGCAACTACGATGGTGTTAACAAACATCAGACGATTATCGGTGATGATGTTTTCGTTGGCAGTGACACCCAGTTTGTTGCCCCGGTTACTATCGGTCGCGGCAGCTTGATCGGCGCCGGATCGACGATTACCAAGGATGTCCCCGAGGATGCTCTTGCGATTACCCGGGCTGAGCAGAAAAACGTCGCCGGTTGGGCGATTCGGAATCGTCAAAAATTACAGAAGCAGAAAAAATAG
- the glmS gene encoding glutamine--fructose-6-phosphate transaminase (isomerizing), which translates to MCGIVGYIGPQEATPIVLDGLRKLEYRGYDSAGIATLDRGKINISRAEGKLINLEKKLREKPLTGQTGIGHTRWATHGRPSEINAHPHYAGGFVVVHNGIIENYLDLKSRLREQGHNFSSETDTEIIAHLVEQHYQDCGDFEAAVRNALSDVRGAYAVAILSEKEPGKLIAAKQGSPLVVGQGQGEYFVASDIPAMLSHTREMIFLEDGELVVFTAERMEITTLDGIPVEKTPKTITWSPVMAEKDGYRHFMLKEIYEQPRAIADTIAGRIREDHGEVFLEGLNLDDATLKGLERIYIVACGTSWHAALVGKFMIEKHARIPVEVDIASEFRYRDPLVNERTLTILISQSGETADTLAALREAHGKAGKVLAICNVVESSIARESDGVIYTHAGPEIGVASTKAFTTQLIALYLFTLHIGRVRGLLDQEACRQMLDELISLPRKVEQCLELDEAIEKASHGLMHVQDFLYLGRGNQYPIALEGALKLKEISYIHAEGYPAGEMKHGPIALIDEQLPVVVIAPHNETFEKVAANMEEVQARGGRVVAITDQAETGLADKAETVLVVPQTIDDLMPVLTTIPLQLLSYHVAVLKGTDVDQPRNLAKSVTVE; encoded by the coding sequence ATGTGTGGCATTGTTGGTTATATAGGTCCCCAGGAAGCAACCCCCATCGTTCTGGACGGTCTGCGCAAGCTTGAATATCGTGGTTATGATTCCGCCGGAATCGCAACCCTCGATCGGGGTAAAATTAATATCTCTCGTGCCGAGGGCAAGCTGATCAACCTGGAAAAGAAGTTGCGCGAGAAGCCCCTGACCGGGCAGACCGGTATCGGTCATACCCGTTGGGCGACCCATGGGCGCCCTTCTGAGATCAATGCCCATCCTCACTATGCCGGTGGTTTTGTCGTTGTCCATAATGGCATCATTGAAAACTATCTTGACCTTAAAAGCAGACTGCGTGAGCAGGGTCATAATTTCAGTTCTGAGACGGATACAGAGATTATTGCTCACCTGGTGGAGCAACATTATCAGGACTGTGGTGATTTTGAAGCGGCTGTGCGTAATGCACTCTCTGACGTTCGGGGGGCTTATGCCGTCGCGATTCTCTCTGAAAAAGAACCCGGCAAGTTGATCGCCGCCAAGCAGGGCTCACCCCTGGTGGTCGGACAAGGCCAGGGTGAATACTTTGTGGCCTCTGATATTCCGGCCATGCTCTCGCATACCCGAGAGATGATTTTTCTCGAAGATGGCGAGCTGGTGGTGTTTACCGCCGAGCGGATGGAAATTACGACCCTGGATGGGATCCCGGTTGAGAAAACCCCGAAGACCATCACCTGGAGTCCGGTCATGGCCGAAAAAGACGGCTATCGGCACTTTATGCTCAAGGAAATTTATGAGCAACCGCGGGCGATTGCCGACACCATTGCCGGGCGTATCCGTGAAGACCATGGCGAAGTCTTTCTCGAAGGCCTCAACCTCGATGATGCCACCCTGAAAGGTCTGGAGCGCATCTATATCGTAGCTTGCGGCACCTCCTGGCATGCGGCCCTGGTTGGAAAGTTCATGATCGAAAAGCATGCCCGGATTCCCGTCGAAGTCGATATTGCCAGCGAGTTCCGTTACCGCGACCCTCTGGTCAACGAACGGACTCTGACGATCCTGATCAGTCAGAGTGGTGAAACGGCTGACACTCTGGCTGCTCTACGTGAAGCCCATGGCAAGGCCGGCAAGGTTCTGGCTATCTGCAATGTGGTCGAGTCTTCAATTGCCCGTGAGAGTGATGGCGTCATCTATACCCACGCCGGGCCGGAAATCGGGGTCGCCTCGACCAAGGCCTTTACCACCCAGTTGATTGCTCTTTATCTCTTTACTCTCCATATCGGGCGCGTTCGTGGTCTGCTGGATCAGGAAGCCTGCCGCCAGATGCTTGATGAACTGATCAGCCTGCCGCGCAAGGTCGAGCAATGTCTCGAGTTGGACGAAGCCATAGAGAAAGCTTCACACGGACTTATGCATGTTCAAGATTTCCTTTATCTTGGTCGCGGCAACCAATATCCGATTGCTCTGGAGGGGGCGCTCAAGCTCAAGGAAATTTCCTACATCCATGCTGAAGGTTATCCTGCGGGTGAGATGAAGCATGGTCCAATTGCCCTGATCGATGAACAGCTGCCGGTGGTGGTGATTGCTCCACACAATGAAACTTTTGAGAAAGTGGCCGCCAACATGGAAGAAGTGCAGGCACGCGGTGGCCGTGTTGTGGCGATTACCGATCAGGCGGAAACCGGTCTGGCGGACAAAGCAGAAACCGTTCTGGTCGTTCCACAGACTATCGATGACCTGATGCCGGTGTTGACCACAATTCCTCTGCAGTTGCTTTCCTATCACGTCGCCGTTCTTAAGGGCACCGACGTTGACCAACCCCGTAACCTCGCCAAAAGCGTTACCGTGGAGTAG
- a CDS encoding MXAN_5187 C-terminal domain-containing protein, producing the protein MGSREQITELLNQLTHDLKTLEIAYEKYFLGTEKRAPEKERQKITLRMRKMITHYIPQTDLRYKLQSIASRFNSYCGYWDRILRLIDEGRYERHTSRIHRSESFKPPTDTVSAEKIGNPVDNLYEELVTAHRDCELRPPNREQVASFLSKQKEAIQKRFGDKEVDFVVVTEAGKPKIKVRAKR; encoded by the coding sequence ATGGGCAGCCGGGAACAAATAACCGAACTTCTAAATCAGCTGACGCATGACTTAAAGACCCTTGAAATTGCTTATGAGAAGTATTTTCTCGGCACGGAAAAACGTGCCCCCGAAAAGGAACGGCAGAAGATCACTTTGCGGATGCGCAAAATGATCACGCACTATATTCCGCAAACTGACCTGCGCTACAAGCTGCAAAGTATTGCCAGTCGATTCAACAGTTACTGCGGCTACTGGGATCGCATCCTGCGTCTGATTGACGAAGGCAGGTACGAACGCCACACCTCACGGATCCATCGCTCTGAAAGCTTTAAGCCGCCGACAGATACCGTTTCAGCAGAAAAAATCGGCAACCCCGTGGACAACCTCTACGAAGAGCTGGTGACTGCTCACAGGGATTGCGAGCTTCGTCCTCCCAACAGAGAACAGGTTGCCAGTTTCCTGTCCAAGCAGAAAGAAGCCATCCAGAAACGCTTTGGTGATAAAGAGGTCGACTTTGTGGTCGTCACAGAGGCGGGTAAACCCAAGATCAAGGTACGCGCCAAACGGTGA